CTTTTTTGCCGAACCCGAATTCGCCCTCCGGGACCGCCTTGCGGTCGGACGAAGTCGAACGGCTGGCGGCCGATATCGGCGGCCCACTGGTGCTTGACGAAGCCTACGCCGACTTCGCGGAATGGAACGGGCTATCGCTCGTTAAGCGCGTCAAGAATTTGATCGTGACGCGGAGTTTCAGCAAATACTACTCGCTCGCCGGCATCCGCTTCGGCTTTGTGGCCGCCGACCCTGCGATCATCCGTGAACTGAACAAGGTGAAGGACTCGTACAACTGCGACGTGTTGAGTCTCGCCGCCGCGACGGCCGCGATTGCCGATCAGGAGTATTACTCGGACCTCCGCGCCAAGATCGTCGCGACGCGGGGCCGGTTGACAGTCGCGCTCACCGAACTCGGGTTCACCGTGACACCCAGCCAGGCGAACTTCGTCTGGTGCCGCCGGTCCGACGTGCCGGTGAAACCGATTTACGAGCAGTTGAAGGCCCGTAAAATCCTCTTCCGGTACATGGCCTATGCCGGGTATGGGGATGGTTTGCGGATCAGTGTCGGGACACCTGCCGAAGTGGAAAAGCTGCTCGCGGAACTCCGCAAGATCGTGTAACCCGTTCGCACGCCGCAAGACTATCAGCCTGAGATTCACGCCATGCCGCGAACCGCGACCCTCACGCGCCACACCAACGAGACGAAAATTGACCTGGCCCTCGACCTCGACGGCCGCGGCACGGCCGACGTGGCCACGGGGGTCGGGTTCTTCGACCACATGCTGACGCACTTGGCCAAGCACGGCATGTTCGATCTCAAGGTCGCCTGTGTCGGCGACTTGCACATCGACGCCCACCACACCGTCGAGGACGTGGGCATCTGTTTCGGGAAGGCGCTGGTCCAGGCGGTTGGGGATAAGGCCGGCATCCGTCGTTACGGCGACGCGACTGTGCCGATGGACGAAACGCTCGTCACCGCCG
This is a stretch of genomic DNA from Fimbriiglobus ruber. It encodes these proteins:
- the hisC gene encoding histidinol-phosphate transaminase; this encodes MNSIRPNVRAMAGYTPGEQLNDPDIIKLNTNENPYPPSPRVFEAIRSALTGDKLRKYPQPFGDTFRRTAAQVLGVDPDGILIGNGSDDVLTILTRTFVPEGGLIASPTPSYILYRSLAEIQGAKFETVPFSGDWQLPSPWPVRGAHLTFLPNPNSPSGTALRSDEVERLAADIGGPLVLDEAYADFAEWNGLSLVKRVKNLIVTRSFSKYYSLAGIRFGFVAADPAIIRELNKVKDSYNCDVLSLAAATAAIADQEYYSDLRAKIVATRGRLTVALTELGFTVTPSQANFVWCRRSDVPVKPIYEQLKARKILFRYMAYAGYGDGLRISVGTPAEVEKLLAELRKIV
- the hisB gene encoding imidazoleglycerol-phosphate dehydratase HisB, whose translation is MPRTATLTRHTNETKIDLALDLDGRGTADVATGVGFFDHMLTHLAKHGMFDLKVACVGDLHIDAHHTVEDVGICFGKALVQAVGDKAGIRRYGDATVPMDETLVTAAVDLSGRPFLVWKADVPNELLGTFSSQLAEEFWRAVSSAGLMNLHVILHHGRNTHHIIEATFKAVARALRQAVEADPRAAGAIPSTKGVL